A part of Vulpes lagopus strain Blue_001 chromosome 4, ASM1834538v1, whole genome shotgun sequence genomic DNA contains:
- the SPON2 gene encoding spondin-2: MGAPGQATARGRALWALLLTALGSAAGRPRGAESECTARPLARYSITFTGKWSQTAFPKQYPLFRPPAQWSSLLGAAHSSDYSLWRKNQYVSDGLRDFAERGEAWALMREMEAAAEKLQSVHEVFSAPAVASGTGQTSAELEAHSRHSLVSFVVRIVPSPDWFVGVDSLDLCDGDRWREQVAVDLYPYDAGTDSGFTFSSPNFATIPQDTVTEITSSSPSHPANSFYYPRLKSLPPIARVTLVRLRQHPRTFVLPAPGPVGGGNEILDSLSGPETPLDCEVSPWSSWGLCGGPCGRLGARSRTRYVRVQPANRGAACPPLQEDAGCVPDNCV; encoded by the exons ATGGGAGCCCCGGGGCAGGCCACCGCCCGCGGCAGGGCCCTGTGGGCGCTGCTCCTGACCGCGCTGGGCTCCGCCgccgggcggccgcggggggcaGAGTCCGAGTGCACCGCCCGGCCCCTGGCCCGGTACAGCATCACCTTCACGGGCAAGTGGAGCCAGACGGCCTTCCCCAAGCAGTACCCCCTGTTCCGGCCGCCCGCGCAGTGGTCCTCCCTCCTGG GGGCGGCACACAGCTCCGACTACAGCTTGTGGAGGAAGAACCAGTACGTCAGCGACGGGCTGCGGGACTTCGCGGAGCGCGGGGAGGCCTGGGCCCTGATGCGGGAGATGGAGGCGGCGGCGGAGAAGCTGCAGAGCGTGCACGAGGTGTTCTCGGCGCCCGCGGTGGCCAGCGGCACCGGCCAGACGTCGGCGGAGCTCGAGGCCCACTCCCGGCACTCGCTG gtgtcctTCGTGGTCCGCATCGTCCCCAGCCCAGACTGGTTCGTGGGCGTGGACAGCCTGGACCTGTGTGACGGGGACCGCTGGAGGGAGCAGGTGGCCGTGGACCTGTACCCCTACGACGCTGGCACGGACAGCGGCTTTACCTTCTCGTCCCCCAACTTCGCCACCATCCCGCAGGACACGGTGACCGAG ATaacctcctcctctcccagccaCCCGGCAAACTCCTTCTACTACCCCCGGCTGAAATCCCTGCCCCCCATCGCCAGAGTGACCCTGGTGCGGCTCCGGCAGCACCCCAGGACCTTCGTCCTGCCCGCCCCGGGCCCAGTGGGCGGGGGCAATGAGATCCTGGACAGCCTCTCAG GCCCCGAGACGCCGCTGGACTGCGAGGTGTCGCCGTGGTCGTCCTGGGGGCTGTGCGGGGGGCCGTGCGGGCGGCTGGGCGCCAGGAGCAGGACGCGCTACGTCCGCGTGCAACCCGCCAACCGGGGCGCCGCGTGCCCGCCGCTGCAGGAGGACGCCGGCTGCGTCCCCGACAACTGCGTCTGA